A region from the Streptomyces tsukubensis genome encodes:
- a CDS encoding class F sortase, with protein sequence MSSKAKGWCLAAAVCAGLWLVHNGSRTVNPPVPSAAQAFAAGPRFHTDAAADPLPPSQPLRFRIPDIDVDAPFIGLGLGRDGSLDVPPAENRNLVGWFRDGTPPGSKGTSVVAGHVDDASGPAVLYALGALAKGHRIEVVRADRQVAVFTIDAIEVYEADAFPDSKVYGPENRAELRVITCGGGFDKKSGDYRGNVVAYAHLIGVRKV encoded by the coding sequence TTGAGCTCCAAGGCCAAGGGGTGGTGTCTGGCCGCCGCCGTCTGCGCCGGGCTGTGGCTCGTCCACAACGGCTCGCGGACCGTGAACCCGCCCGTCCCCTCCGCCGCACAGGCCTTCGCGGCGGGCCCCAGATTCCATACGGACGCCGCGGCCGACCCCCTGCCGCCGTCCCAGCCGCTGCGGTTCCGGATTCCGGACATCGACGTCGACGCCCCGTTCATCGGCCTGGGACTCGGCCGGGACGGCAGTCTCGACGTACCGCCCGCGGAGAACCGGAATCTGGTGGGCTGGTTCCGGGACGGCACCCCGCCGGGTTCGAAGGGCACGTCCGTCGTCGCGGGTCATGTCGACGACGCGAGCGGCCCGGCCGTCCTCTACGCCCTGGGCGCCCTGGCGAAGGGCCACCGGATCGAAGTCGTCCGGGCCGACCGGCAGGTGGCCGTGTTCACCATCGACGCCATCGAGGTGTACGAGGCCGATGCCTTCCCCGACAGCAAGGTGTACGGCCCCGAGAACCGCGCCGAACTCCGCGTGATCACCTGCGGCGGCGGTTTCGACAAGAAGTCCGGCGACTACCGGGGCAATGTCGTCGCCTACGCCCATCTCATCGGGGTCAGGAAGGTCTGA
- a CDS encoding Uma2 family endonuclease, with product MTERPAPTDASTAETTGDGEDIASFAGLLRTVEELDTPDGYKAELIRGKIVVSPWSRLRYKRPMKLLRQQLGAHAPEGHDADTSPFLFVFPHSRRAFGPDLHVADERAFDAEGRHADGEALSLVAELTSVSTRDADWQDKLEVYGRLVPVYLVLDMQAEEITAFWDPSPQGYRSRTTKPFGKPLRIPEPFGFDLDTAGFGTG from the coding sequence ATGACGGAACGGCCTGCGCCGACGGACGCCTCAACTGCCGAAACGACCGGGGACGGCGAGGACATCGCGAGCTTCGCCGGGCTGCTCCGGACCGTGGAGGAACTCGATACGCCTGACGGCTACAAGGCCGAACTCATCCGGGGGAAGATCGTCGTGTCACCGTGGTCGAGGCTGCGCTACAAGCGGCCGATGAAGCTGCTGAGGCAGCAGCTCGGGGCACACGCACCCGAGGGACACGACGCGGACACCTCGCCCTTCCTCTTCGTCTTCCCCCACTCCCGCCGGGCCTTCGGACCCGATCTCCATGTCGCCGACGAGCGTGCGTTCGACGCCGAGGGACGGCATGCCGACGGCGAGGCGCTGTCCCTGGTGGCCGAACTCACCTCGGTCTCGACCCGGGACGCGGACTGGCAGGACAAGCTGGAGGTGTACGGGCGTCTGGTCCCCGTCTATCTCGTCCTGGACATGCAGGCCGAGGAGATCACAGCCTTCTGGGACCCCTCCCCCCAGGGCTACCGGTCCCGGACCACGAAGCCCTTCGGCAAGCCGCTGCGGATCCCCGAGCCCTTCGGGTTCGACCTCGACACCGCCGGGTTCGGCACCGGCTGA